Proteins encoded by one window of Chanos chanos chromosome 7, fChaCha1.1, whole genome shotgun sequence:
- the hmgb3a gene encoding high mobility group protein B3a: protein MAKGDPRKPKGKMSAYAYFVQTCREEHKRKSPEIPVNFAEFSRKCSSRWKTMSGKEKSKFEEMARQDKVRYDQEMMHYMPGKRGKKKDPNAPKRPPSGFFIFCSEHRPEIKAQYPTLGIGEVAKKLGEMWNNLTDANKQPYLMKANKLKDKYQKDIADYKSTGKFGAMMAAPKPMMKSTMGEDDDDDDEDDDDEEEDEEEDDE from the exons atggcTAAAGGGGACCCCAGAAAGCCAAAGGGCAAGATGTCTGCCTATGCCTACTTTGTTCAGACGTGCCGTGAAGAGCATAAGAGGAAAAGCCCAGAGATTCCCGTCAACTTTGCAGAATTCTCCAGAAAATGCTCCAGCAGATGGAAG ACAATGTCTGGAAAGGAGAAATCAAAGTTTGAAGAGATGGCAAGACAAGACAAAGTGCGCTACGATCAGGAGATGATGCACTACATGCCGGGCAAGAGAGGCAAAAAGAAGGACCCCAATGCTCCGAAGAGACCCCC TTCAGGTTTCTTCATATTCTGCTCCGAGCACCGACCTGAAATCAAAGCCCAGTATCCCACTCTAGGCATTGGCGAAGTGGCCAAGAAATTGGGAGAAATGTGGAACAACCTGACTGATGCTAATAAGCAGCCCTACCTGATGAAAGCTAATAAACTGAAGGATAAATATCAGAAG GACATTGCCGATTATAAGTCAACGGGGAAATTTGGTGCAATGATGGCGGCTCCAAAACCCATGATGAAGAGCACCATGGGAgaggatgatgacgatgatgatgaagatgacgacgacgaagaagaggatgaggaagaagatgacgagtag